One window from the genome of Calliopsis andreniformis isolate RMS-2024a chromosome 12, iyCalAndr_principal, whole genome shotgun sequence encodes:
- the LOC143186273 gene encoding DNA primase large subunit produces the protein MANLPVRQQVKIEVEQQVAKNTHSHTLQMYNEVPFGCIKLEEMQQWCINRFRVLKLVDRISMRSYKKSSKQCLAILSKKLENSGLHDFAKLISEHDNEFHGEIQQQLKRNDCMSHFILRSAFSFEHQKRVWFFRQEVKLFKWRISSLDIESIEAFNHINGLQYAIVPEEETQKLQEDLKISCNLEDINNIKFYKVHFTTVNYLIAKRRIFLKDGIAYVPNTKISSLLLYEFKKILNKGFAYSRETASNVYDDERITNIFSMLSKFFNAQNFRYDSHRQVFISELDELSKTSYPLCMRVLHEALKTNHHLTNGGRVQYCLFLKGIGLNANNALQFWKDEFTKKIDEITFQKKYRYGVRHLYGQEGKRAKYDPFSCSKIFNSTLGVRDNHGCPFKHMTHDVLRKTLSKCGLVQLDIESVMQSSKEGSYLDACRKYYEISHNCITEKIFEHPNDYFNQSRKIIESTSDTED, from the exons atggcTAATTTACCAGTTAGGCAACAAGTTAAAATAGAGGTAGAGCAACAGGTTGCTAAGAATACACATTCCCACACTTTACAAATGTACAATGAAGTGCCATTTGGGTGTATCAAATtagaagaaatgcaacagtggtGCATTAACAGATTCAGAG TTCTGAAATTGGTAGATAGAATCTCAATGAGAAGTTATAAAAAGTCATCTAAGCAATGTCTGGCTATTTTAAGTAAGAAATTAGAAAACAGTGGTCTCCATGACTTTGCAAAACTAATAAGTGAACATGATAATGAATTTCATGGAGAAATACAACAACAGTTAAAAAGAAATGACTGTATGTCGCATTTCATATTAAGGTCTGCATTTTCTTTTGAACATCAAAAAAGAGTGTGGTTTTTTAGACAAGAAGTAAAACTGTTTAAATGGAGAATTTCATCTTTGGATATAGAAAGTATTGAAGCATTTAATCATATCAATGGATTACAGTATGCTATT GTCCCTGAAGAAGAAACACAGAAACTCCAAGAAGATTTAAAAATATCCTGTAACTTAGAagatattaataatataaaattttacAAAGTGCATTTCACTACTGTTAACTATTTAATTGCAAAACGACGAATATTTTTAAAAGATGGTATTGCTTATGTACCAAATACAAAAATATCTTCACTACTTCTttatgaatttaaaaaaatactaaACAAAGGATTTGCG TATTCACGAGAAACTGCATCAAATGTTTATGATGATGAAAGGATAACTAATATTTTCAGTATGCTTTCAAAATTCTTTAATGCACAAAATTTCAGATATGATTCACATAGACAAGTGTTTATTAGTGAATTAGATGAG TTATCAAAAACGTCTTATCCATTGTGCATGAGAGTGCTCCAcgaagcattaaagacaaaTCACCACCTTACGAATGGTGGTAGGGTGCAATATTGCTTATTTCTTAAAGGCATTGGCCTTAATGCGAATAACGCATTACAATTTTGGAAAGATGAATTTACCAAAAAGATTGATGAAATTACTTTTCAAAAGAAATATAGGTATGGTGTAAGGCACCTATATGGACAAGAAGGAAAACGGGCAAAATATGACCCCTTTTCCTGttctaaaatattcaattccACTCTTGGTGTACGAGATAATCACGGTTGCCCATTCAAACACATGACACACGATGTACTTAGAAAAACGCTCTCTAAGTGCGGATTAGTACAATTAG ATATAGAATCAgtgatgcaatcttcaaaagaaGGCTCTTATCTTGATGCATGTAGAAAGTATTATGAGATTAGCCacaattgtataacagaaaaaaTTTTTGAGCATCCCAATGATTACTTTAATCAAAGTCGTAAGATTATTGAAAGTACTTCAG ATACTGAAGACTAA